The Stenotrophomonas sp. ZAC14D1_NAIMI4_1 DNA segment AACGCAGCTGGGAATTCCGCGAAGAGACCCTGTACCGCCAGCATTTCGGCGACACCGGCCCGGGCATCTTTCCGCTGGACATGGACCTGCTGCATGGGGTGTTCCAGCAGGAGGAAATCGATCCGCGCTGGCTGCACGTGGGCGTGTTCGCCTGCCCGCCGCATGGCGAGCGCCGGCACTGGGTGTACGTCAGCTCGGGCCTGTCCAATGCGTGGGAAGGCCCGCACGAGGATGGGGATTCCGGTTTCGGCGTCGAGCTGCTGATGGAAACGCAGGACGAGGCGCCCTGGGCATTGACCACCGTGCGCTGGTTCACCGCTTATCACTTGCTGCTGTGCCATGGGCGCATGCCAGGCGACCCGCTGTCGGCATGGGACCGGCTGAAGCTGGGCATGCCGGTGGACCGCGCCGACAGCGCACTGCAGGCGATGGTGTTCATTCCCGCCCCGCACTTCCCGGGTCCGCAGCAGCTGCCCTCCGGGCGCTTTGATTTCCTGCAGCTGCTGCCGGTGACGCTGGACGAGCACGCCTTCGGCCGCGAGCACGGCTTTGAAACCGTGCTGGCCCAGCTCAGCGCCGCCGGCGCCGCGCCGGTCGTGGATCCGGCACGCGGCAGCATCGTGGGCTGACGTGCCCACCGGCGGGATCGGGGACACGGGTTTTGTGCCGATTCCGGCAGCCTGGTCGGGGCGCAGCGCGCGCCCTGGCGGGTATGACCCTCGTCAGTGGTAATGCTGCGCTGCGTTCGGTCACACTCGGGAACTTGTCGTTCCAAGTCATCCCCTTCCGAGGCCTGCATGTCCCTGCTCCGGCGCAAGTCGCTAGATTCCGTCACTGTCCATGAAGCCGGTCGGCGCCTGGTGCCGACCCTCAGCTGGCCGCACCTGATCGCCCTGGGCATCGGCGCCATCGTCGGCACCGGCATCTACACGCTCATCGGCGTCGGCGCCAACCTGGCCGGCCCGGCGGTGCTGATCTCCTTCGCCATCGCCGGTGCGGTCTGCGCCTGTGCGGCACTGGCCTATGCCGAGCTGTCGACGATGATGCCGGCGGCCGGCAGCGCCTATACCTACAGCTACAGCGCGCTGGGCGAGGTGTTCGCCTGGGTGGTGGGCTGGAGCCTGATCCTCGAGTACTCGCTGGTGGTCAGTACGGTAGCGGTCGGCTGGTCCGGCTACTTCGTCGGCTTCCTGGAATGGATCCACACCCAGTTCGGCATCGATATCACCCTGCCGGCCGCACTGGCCGCCGGGCCGCACGTGGCCGGTGGCTTCATCAACCTGCCGGCGATCATCATCACCTGGCTGGTGGCGCTGATGCTGATGGCCGGTACCAAGGAAAGCGCCACGCTCAACGCCATCCTGGTGGTGTTCAAGCTGATCGCCCTGGCGGTGTTCGTGGCCGTCGCCCTGCCCGCCTTCGACCCCGCCAACCTGCAGCCGTTCATGCCGTATGGCTTTGCCAAGTCGCTCGGCCCCGATGGCGTCGAGCGTGGCGTAATGGCCGCGGCGGCGATCATCTTCTTCGCCTTCTACGGCTTCGACGCGATCTCCACCGCCGCCGAGGAAACCAAGAACCCGGCTCGTGACCTGTCCATCGGCATCATCGGTTCGATGATCGGCTGCACCATCGTCTACGTGCTGGTGGCGCTGGCCGCCGTGGGCGCGATGAGCTACGCGGTGTTCGGCCACAGCGCCGAGCCGCTGGCGCTGATCATGCGCGAGCTCGGCAGCCCGAAGGCGGCGATGTTCATCGGCGTGGTCGCGATCATCGCCCTGCCCACTGTGCTGCTGGCCTTCCTGTACGGGCAGAGCCGCATCTTCTTCGTGATGAGCCGCGATGGCCTGCTGCCGCGTGGCCTGTCCAAGGTCAACGCACGCACCGGCACGCCGGTGGCGACCACGCTGTTCACCGCCGTAGTGGTGTCGGCACTGGCCGGCGTTGCCCGCCTGGACGAAATCGCCGCCCTGGCCAACGCCGGTACCCTGGCCGCGTTCACCGCGGTGGGTATCTGCCTGGTGGTGCTGCGCGTGCGCGAGCCGAACCGCGAGCGCAGCTTCCGCACGCCGCTGGCCTTCGTGGTCGGGCCGCTGGCCGCGCTGGGCTGCATCTACCTGTTCATCAGCCTGCCGCACACCACCCAGCTGTATTTCCTGATCTGGAACGTGGTCGGCCTGGTGCTGTACTTCCTGTACAGCCGCCGCAATGCGTTGATCGCGAAATAACCGGATCACCGGTAGTGCCGGCCGCTGGCCGGCATTTCCTCGGGGCGGTCAGCCGCCCTGCTTTGCCGCGTAATCCTGCGCCTGCCGCATC contains these protein-coding regions:
- a CDS encoding suppressor of fused domain protein; this translates as MDDDTLLERSWEFREETLYRQHFGDTGPGIFPLDMDLLHGVFQQEEIDPRWLHVGVFACPPHGERRHWVYVSSGLSNAWEGPHEDGDSGFGVELLMETQDEAPWALTTVRWFTAYHLLLCHGRMPGDPLSAWDRLKLGMPVDRADSALQAMVFIPAPHFPGPQQLPSGRFDFLQLLPVTLDEHAFGREHGFETVLAQLSAAGAAPVVDPARGSIVG
- a CDS encoding amino acid permease; this translates as MSLLRRKSLDSVTVHEAGRRLVPTLSWPHLIALGIGAIVGTGIYTLIGVGANLAGPAVLISFAIAGAVCACAALAYAELSTMMPAAGSAYTYSYSALGEVFAWVVGWSLILEYSLVVSTVAVGWSGYFVGFLEWIHTQFGIDITLPAALAAGPHVAGGFINLPAIIITWLVALMLMAGTKESATLNAILVVFKLIALAVFVAVALPAFDPANLQPFMPYGFAKSLGPDGVERGVMAAAAIIFFAFYGFDAISTAAEETKNPARDLSIGIIGSMIGCTIVYVLVALAAVGAMSYAVFGHSAEPLALIMRELGSPKAAMFIGVVAIIALPTVLLAFLYGQSRIFFVMSRDGLLPRGLSKVNARTGTPVATTLFTAVVVSALAGVARLDEIAALANAGTLAAFTAVGICLVVLRVREPNRERSFRTPLAFVVGPLAALGCIYLFISLPHTTQLYFLIWNVVGLVLYFLYSRRNALIAK